A window of Rattus norvegicus strain BN/NHsdMcwi chromosome 14, GRCr8, whole genome shotgun sequence contains these coding sequences:
- the LOC134481888 gene encoding vomeronasal type-2 receptor 116-like isoform X6, with product MKKLCAFPITFLILKFSLIYFHLTEPSCFWRIKNSEETDGDLRSDCGFVLLAFEEPIEENFYNQLINFRIPATKYEFFLVMFFATDEINKNPDLLPNMSLIFNLVGRMCEDTLGLLDEIYSQENKTSYIINYVCGIELSCDIDLIGPSWTTSLKLAIHSMMPKVFFGPFNSNLIDHDQFPYIYQIAIKDTCLPHGMVSLMLQFGWTWVGLIISDNDQGIQFLSDLREEMQRHGICLAFVNVIPETMQRYRTRAKIYDKQLMTSSAKVVIIYGEMNSTLEVSFRRWAYLGVQRIWVMNSQWDVIINKRDFSLDFFDGTVTFAHHHSGMTIFRNVMQTMNTSKYPIDLSQSMLGWNYFNCSISENRHSKTDHFTFNNTLEWLALHKFDMVLSEEGYNLYNAVYAVAHTYHELISQNVESQKVAEPKGLFTDCQQIWSTV from the exons ATGAAGAAGTTGTGTGCTTTCCCTATTACCTTTTTGATCCTGAAATTTTCTCTAATCTATTTCCATTTGACTGAACCCAGTTGCTTTTGGAGGATAAAGAATAGTGAAGAGACTGATGGAGATTTGCGAAGTGACTGTGGTTTTGTCCTTTTGGCATTTGAGGAACctattgaagaaaatttttataaTCAACTTATTAATTTTAG AATACCAGCAACAAAATATGAGTTTTTTCTGGTAATGTTTTTTGCTACTGATGAGATCAACAAGAATCCTGATCTTTTACCCAACATGTCTTTGATATTCAACCTTGTTGGTAGAATGTGTGAAGATACATTGGGACTTCTGGATGAAATATattcacaagaaaacaaaacttcgTATATTATTAATTATGTCTGTGGAATAGAACTATCTTGTGACATAGATCTTATAGGGCCATCATGGACAACATCCTTAAAACTGGCAATTCATTCCATGATGCCAAAG gttttctttggaccatttaacTCTAACCTAATAGACCATGACCAGTTTCCCTATATCTATCAGATAGCAATCAAAGACACATGTTTGCCCCATGGCATGGTATCCTTGATGCTTCAATTTGGATGGACTTGGGTAGGACTGATCATCTCAGATAATGACCAGGGTATTCAGTTTCTCTCagacttgagagaagaaatgcaaaggcaTGGGATCTGTTTGGCTTTTGTGAATGTGATCCCAGAAACCATGCAGAGATACAGGACAAGGGCTAAGATATATGATAAACAACTTATGACATCATCAGCAAAGGTTGTTATCATTTATGGTGAAATGAACTCTACTCTAGAAGTCAGCTTTCGAAGATGGGCATATTTAGGTGTACAAAGAATCTGGGTCATGAACTCACAATGGGATGTCATCATAAATAAAAGAGATTTCAGCCTTGATTTCTTCGATGGGACTGTCACTTTTGCACACCACCACAGTGGGATGACTATATTTAGGAATGTTATGCAAACAATGAACACTTCCAAGTACCCAATAGACCTTTCTCAGTCTATGCTAGGGtggaattattttaattgttcaaTCTCTGAGAATAGACATAGCAAAACGGATCATTTTACATTCAACAATACATTAGAATGGTTAGCACTGCATAAATTTGACATGGTCCTGAGTGAAGAAGGTTACAATTTGTAtaatgctgtgtatgctgtggcccacACCTACCATGAACTCATTTCTCAAAATGTAGAGTCTCAGAAAGTGGCAGAACCCAAAGGATTATTCACTGACTGTCAGCAG
- the LOC134481888 gene encoding vomeronasal type-2 receptor 116-like isoform X5 yields the protein MKKLCAFPITFLILKFSLIYFHLTEPSCFWRIKNSEETDGDLRSDCGFVLLAFEEPIEENFYNQLINFRIPATKYEFFLVMFFATDEINKNPDLLPNMSLIFNLVGRMCEDTLGLLDEIYSQENKTSYIINYVCGIELSCDIDLIGPSWTTSLKLAIHSMMPKVFFGPFNSNLIDHDQFPYIYQIAIKDTCLPHGMVSLMLQFGWTWVGLIISDNDQGIQFLSDLREEMQRHGICLAFVNVIPETMQRYRTRAKIYDKQLMTSSAKVVIIYGEMNSTLEVSFRRWAYLGVQRIWVMNSQWDVIINKRDFSLDFFDGTVTFAHHHSGMTIFRNVMQTMNTSKYPIDLSQSMLGWNYFNCSISENRHSKTDHFTFNNTLEWLALHKFDMVLSEEGYNLYNAVYAVAHTYHELISQNVESQKVAEPKGLFTDCQQQIWSTV from the exons ATGAAGAAGTTGTGTGCTTTCCCTATTACCTTTTTGATCCTGAAATTTTCTCTAATCTATTTCCATTTGACTGAACCCAGTTGCTTTTGGAGGATAAAGAATAGTGAAGAGACTGATGGAGATTTGCGAAGTGACTGTGGTTTTGTCCTTTTGGCATTTGAGGAACctattgaagaaaatttttataaTCAACTTATTAATTTTAG AATACCAGCAACAAAATATGAGTTTTTTCTGGTAATGTTTTTTGCTACTGATGAGATCAACAAGAATCCTGATCTTTTACCCAACATGTCTTTGATATTCAACCTTGTTGGTAGAATGTGTGAAGATACATTGGGACTTCTGGATGAAATATattcacaagaaaacaaaacttcgTATATTATTAATTATGTCTGTGGAATAGAACTATCTTGTGACATAGATCTTATAGGGCCATCATGGACAACATCCTTAAAACTGGCAATTCATTCCATGATGCCAAAG gttttctttggaccatttaacTCTAACCTAATAGACCATGACCAGTTTCCCTATATCTATCAGATAGCAATCAAAGACACATGTTTGCCCCATGGCATGGTATCCTTGATGCTTCAATTTGGATGGACTTGGGTAGGACTGATCATCTCAGATAATGACCAGGGTATTCAGTTTCTCTCagacttgagagaagaaatgcaaaggcaTGGGATCTGTTTGGCTTTTGTGAATGTGATCCCAGAAACCATGCAGAGATACAGGACAAGGGCTAAGATATATGATAAACAACTTATGACATCATCAGCAAAGGTTGTTATCATTTATGGTGAAATGAACTCTACTCTAGAAGTCAGCTTTCGAAGATGGGCATATTTAGGTGTACAAAGAATCTGGGTCATGAACTCACAATGGGATGTCATCATAAATAAAAGAGATTTCAGCCTTGATTTCTTCGATGGGACTGTCACTTTTGCACACCACCACAGTGGGATGACTATATTTAGGAATGTTATGCAAACAATGAACACTTCCAAGTACCCAATAGACCTTTCTCAGTCTATGCTAGGGtggaattattttaattgttcaaTCTCTGAGAATAGACATAGCAAAACGGATCATTTTACATTCAACAATACATTAGAATGGTTAGCACTGCATAAATTTGACATGGTCCTGAGTGAAGAAGGTTACAATTTGTAtaatgctgtgtatgctgtggcccacACCTACCATGAACTCATTTCTCAAAATGTAGAGTCTCAGAAAGTGGCAGAACCCAAAGGATTATTCACTGACTGTCAGCAG